A window of the Carassius carassius chromosome 36, fCarCar2.1, whole genome shotgun sequence genome harbors these coding sequences:
- the LOC132116527 gene encoding E3 ubiquitin-protein ligase TRIM39-like, giving the protein MASRSSFEEDLSCPVCCALFINPVVLSCSHSVCEDCVHRFWEDKRRKECPVCRRSSKEHPPVNLALKNLCETYQQNLSRRPSSGGEGVCGLHNEKLKLFCLDDQEPVCLVCRDSRKHTNHRFSPVDEAVMDSKATVCSTQEILKDALQHLEKKRGIFKSFKECFDERDEIVKFNAQHAERRIKAEFEELHQFLRDEEAIRITALRDEEKRRSRMMRDKIEETSRQISSLSLKLSETQRSRNFTSTLQRFVSFRFLFSVVLNSTLQSLLTSECYIFRALCNPPLPEAFPEVTIRFSNHLTNLKLTVLQKMQDTLASYFIKPSHIQSDMAAMEISSNQEEYKGGILQRDGGNCLKIFGGQRSNGDRQQFPDHLDCATDLFPAPVSTTEPTYNLPMIHRGPPVSQIIRSQIMTRHRACPLCRRRVSKEPPLNLNLRNLCMAYQEERRRKSSIGDEAICSLHKEKLKLFCLDDQQAMCLVCRDSRKHTNHKFCPLDEALTDNKEKLQDLLNHLQEKLIKFEDFKQNLDKSAKHIKAQAQCTEKQIKEEFEKLHQLLRDEEAIRITALREEEKQKSQKMIDRIEETSKQIVYLTRSIRDTEEQMKAGEDSFLRDLKDSLKRGQHGLSDPENVSETLIDVQKHLSNLKFTVLQKMQEDIKYTPVTLDPNTAHSNLTVSDDLTSVRFNDEEKLLPDNPQRFDSWECVLASEGFDSGLHCWDVEVGDLTNWTFGVMTESAQRKGDILTEKGLWVLGYASGEYYAFITPEQSPPLTVKNKLQKIRVQLNYEKGKLSFIDPLNNTFIHTFTQKFTEKVYPWFGLRCDICPLVILPVN; this is encoded by the exons ATGGCATCTAGATCTTCTTTTGAGGAGGATTTGTCTTGTCCTGTATGCTGCGCCCTTTTTATAAATCCTGTAGTTCTGTCCTGTAGTCACAGCGTCTGTGAAGATTGTGTTCATCGGTTTTGGGAAGATAAAAGACGTAAAGAATGTCCAGTTTGCAGAAGATCTTCAAAGGAACATCCTCCAGTTAACTTGGCTTTGAAGAACCTGTGTGAGACCTACCAACAAAATCTGAGCCGCAGACCTTCATCTGGAGGCGAAGGTGTCTGCGGTCTTCACAATGAGAAGCTGAAGCTCTTCTGTCTGGATGATCAAGAGcctgtgtgtttggtgtgtcgagACTCCAGAAAACACACCAACCACAGATTCTCTCCTGTAGACGAGGCCGTGATGGACAGTAAG gcAACGGTTTGTTCAACTCAGGAGATTCTCAAAGATGCTCTGCAACACTTGGAGAAGAAGCGGGGAATATTTAAGAGTTTTAAAGAGTGTTTTGATGAACGTGATGAAATCGTCAAG TTTAATGCTCAACATGCTGAGAGGCGGATTAAAGCCGAGTTTGAGGAGCTTCACCAGTTTCTTCGTGATGAAGAAGCGATAAGAATAACAGCACTGAGAGACGAAGAGAAACGGAGGAGTCGGATGATGAGGGACAAGATTGAGGAGACCAGCAGACagatttcatctctctctctcaaactatCAGAGACACAGAGGAGCAGA AACTTTACCTCCACATTGCAAAGGTTTGTGTCCTTCCGGTTTCTCTTCTCCGTGGTTCTGAACTCAACCCTGCAGTCTCTCTTGACTTCTGAATGTTATATTTTCAGAGCTCTGTGTAACCCGCCGCTTCCAGAAGCCTTTCCTGAAGTGACTATCAGGTTCTCAAATCACCTGACCAACCTGAAGCTCACGGTCTTACAGAAGATGCAGGACACTCTTG CCTCATACTTCATCAAGCCATCTCATATTCAATCTGATATGGCTGCAATGGAGATTTCTTCCAATCAAGAGGAATATAAAGGAGGGATCCTCCAGAGGGATGGAGGgaactgtttaaaaatatttgGAGGTCAACGGTCTAATGGAGACCGACAGCAGTTTCCAGATCATCTGGACTGTGCCACTGATTTATTCCCCGCCCCGGTCAGCACCACAGAACCAACCTACAACCTACCCATGATCCACAGAGGTCCTCCTGTGTCACAGATCATCCGCAGCCAGATTATGACGA GACATAGAGCATGTCCACTCTGCAGGAGAAGAGTTTCAAAGGAGCCTCCATTAAATCTGAATTTGAGGAACCTGTGCATGGCCTACCAAGAAGAGAGAAGACGGAAATCTTCAATAGGAGATGAAGCCATCTGCAGCCTTCACAAAGAGAAGCTGAAGCTCTTCTGTCTGGATGATCAGCAGgccatgtgtttggtgtgtcgagACTCCAGAAAACACACCAACCACAAATTCTGTCCCCTAGATGAAGCTCTGACAGATAATAAG GAAAAACTCCAGGATTTACTGAACCACTTACAGGAGAAACTGATCAAATTTGAGGATTTTAAACAGAATTTGGATAAATCTGCTAAACATATTAAG GCTCAGGCTCAATGCACAGAGAAGCAGATTAAAGAAGAGTTTGAGAAACTTCACCAGCTTCTGCGTGATGAGGAAGCGATCAGAATAACAGCACTGAGAGAAGAAGAGAAGCAGAAGAGTCAGAAGATGATCGACAGGATCGAGGAGACCAGCAAACAGATCGTATATCTCACACGCTCCATCAGGGATACAGAGGAGCAGATGAAAGCTGGAGAGGATTCATTCCTGCGG GACTTAAAGGACTCATTGAAAAG AGGTCAGCATGGTCTGTCGGATCCAGAGAACGTTTCAGAAACGCTCATCGATGTTCAAAAACACCTGAGCAACCTCAAGTTCACCGTGTTACAGAAGATGCAGGAAGATATTAAATACA CTCCGGTGACCTTGGACCCCAACACTGCTCACAGTAATCTCACGGTGTCTGATGATCTGACCAGCGTGCGATTCAATGATGAGGAAAAGCTGCTTCCTGATAATCCCCAGAGATTTGACAGTTGGGAGTGTGTTCTGGCTTCAGAGGGCTTCGACTCAGGACTTCACTGCTGGGACGTTGAGGTTGGAGACCTCACAAACTGGACCTTCGGTGTGATGACCGAATCTGCTCAGAGGAAGGGTGACATTCTGACAGAGAAGGGACTTTGGGTTCTTGGGTACGCTTCTGGGGAatattatgcattcattacaccAGAGCAGTCGCCTCCACTGACGGTCAAGAATAAACTCCAGAAAATCAGAGTTCAGCTGAACTATGAAAAAGGAAAACTGTCCTTCATCGATCCTCTCAATAACACATTCATTCACACTTTTACACAGAAGTTCACTGAGAAAGTCTACCCATGGTTTGGTCTTCGCTGTGATATCTGTCCTCTGGTGATCTTACCAGTCAACTGA